A single region of the Nicotiana sylvestris chromosome 6, ASM39365v2, whole genome shotgun sequence genome encodes:
- the LOC104247253 gene encoding homeobox protein knotted-1-like 1 — METKSDNFGDGDHLEAKEYCSSRSGDAVEEETEVIKRQISSHSLYDLLVDTHFDCLKVCSGISEIDKIERAETKAKYKKRSSHTMDQSKLNNNFAVDEKLSSLTIHQPELDTFMEAYCVALSKLKEAMEETNLESIKFINHMYSQLSDLMELPSVSTLSPTASFEGMKAHGNK, encoded by the exons ATGGAGACAAAAAGTGACAATTTTGGAGATGGAGATCACCTGGAAGCAAAGGAATACTGTAGTTCTAGATCAGGAGATGCTGTAGAAGAAGAAACAGAAGTCATCAAGAGGCAAATATCTTCCCACTCTTTGTATGATCTTTTGGTTGACACTCACTTTGACTGTTTGAAG GTTTGTTCGGGTATCAGTGAGATTGACAAAATTGAAAGAGCTGAAACAAAGGCAAAATATAAGAAGCGTAGCTCACACACAATGGATCAATCAAAATTGAACAATAACTTTGCTGTTGATGAGAAGCTCAGCTCACTCACAATTCATCAACCAGAACTGGACACTTTTATG GAAGCATATTGTGTGGCTCTAAGCAAGCTAAAAGAAGCAATGGAGGAAACTAACTTAGAGTCCATAAAGTTCATCAACCATATGTATTCTCAACTCAGCGACCTCATGGAACTTCCTTCTGTTTCCACTTTATCTCCAACGGCATCTTTTG AAGGGATGAAGGCCCATGGGAACAAATGA